The stretch of DNA TAGGCGGCGTGATGCGCCGGCTGTTCAGCGACCCGCCGACGCTCGACCCGCACAAGACATCCGATACCACATCCGCGTTCATCGTGGGCGAGGTGTACAGCGGGCTGGTTACGCTGAACACCGACTTGCAGATAGTGCCGGACATCGCGGAACGGTGGGAGATTAGCGACGACGGCATGGTCTATACATTCCACCTGCTGCCCGACGCCAAGTTCGCGGACGGCAAGCCCGTAACGGCACAGGACTTCGTTTATTCGCTCAACCGCGCGGCAGACCCCGAACTGGCGTCGCCGGTCGCGCGCACTTATCTCAGCGACATAGTGGGCGTAACCGAAGTGCTGGACGGCGAGGCGACCGAGATTACCGGCGTCAAAGCCATCGACGAGCGCACACTCGAAATCACCATTGACGCGCCCATCGCATACTTCCTCGCCAAGCTGACATACCCGACCGCCTTCGTGGTGGACAAGGCGAATGTGGAAGCGGGCGGCGACAACTGGACTGACGCGCCCAACTCGACGGGTCCGTTCAAGCTGAAGGAATACCGGATAGGCGAGCACATCATCTTGGAGCGCAACGACAACTTCTACCGCGAGCCGGCGTATATAGACCAAGCCGTGTTCAACTTGGCGGGCGGTCAGGCGATGGCGCTGTACGAGAACGACGAGATAGACATCACGGGCGTCGGGCTGTTCGACCTTGAGCGGCTGAGCGATCCGAACGAGCCGCTGAACGCAGAGTTGAAGGTCGCGCCGCCGGGCTTCAGCGTGTCGTACATCGGCTTCAATGTGGACAATCCGCCGTTCGACGACCTACACTTCCGCCGCGCGCTGAACTACGCCATCGACAAGGAACTCATCGCGAACGAAGTGCTGTCCGGACTGACGGTGCCGGCATACGGCATACTCCCGCCCGGCTTCCCCGGCTATACCGATGACATCGAAGGCTTGACGTATGACCTAGAGCGCGCCGTTGACGAAATCTGCGCGTCTGCATACGCCAACGCTGCCCGTTGCGACGAAGCAAGCGCATCCGGCGACTTCCAACTTGGCGAAGGCGAGTCGTTCTACGCTGACGATGGACCGCGCATCGTGCTGTCCGTGTCCGGCACGGGCGGCGACATCGGCATCGACATGCAGGTCATCCTAGAAATGTGGAAGACAGGTCTCGGCGTGGAAGTGGAGATTCAGCAGTCCGAGTGGGCGACATACTTGCAAGACCTGAACCGGCGCAACTTCCAGATATACGCGCTCGGCTGGCAGGCGGACTACCCGGACCCGCAGGACTTCCTGGACATCCTGTTCCACACCGAAAGCGAGACCAACCACGGCGCATATTCGAATGCGACGGTTGACGCGATGCTGGAAGAGGCGCGCGTTGAACGAGATTCCGCGCGGCGGGTCGAGTTGTATAATCAGGTGGAGCAGATGATAATAGACGATGCCGCGTGGGTGCCGCTGTGGTACCGCAGCGAGCGCAACTTGCTGCTCAAGCCGCACATCAAGGACTATCGCCTAGTGCCGATGACCATCCCCAAGCTGCGGTACGTGTACTTCGACTACGACAACTAGCATGTTAGTCTAACAGTGCGTCAGTCTTTCAGTTAGTCAGACTGACGCACTGACAAATTGACAGACTGAAATACTTCTCACCGGAGGATAAAAATGCGACTGATATTGGCGGGATGCGAGTACACGGGGACTAGCACGCTGGCGTTTGCTATCGACGATTGGATGGAGGCGAACATCGGCGCGCGCTTTCCTCTGATTCACGACCACTGGAAGCTGCCGCACACATCGGGGCATCCGCAGCCGGACATGACCGAAGAAGAGCGACAGCAGGTGCTCGCGCTCAGCCCCATCCTCAGGGAGATGACGCAGCGGCACAGCCTGTACTACCACATCCAGCCGAATTCGTGGCTCGGTCCGGACTGGATGGCTATCGGCTTGCACATCGACGACGCGGTGTACAGCCCGATGTATTTCGGCTACGGCGCAGACCACCAGGACCACGACCGCAAGACGGTCTCGCGGCAGGTGGAAGACAGCATCCTGCGGTTCGCGCCGGACATCGTGCTGGTGCATGTGAAGGCGTCCGCCGAGGTCATCGCACAGCGCATGCAGGCTGACCCGCGCGAGCATAGCCCCTTGACGGTGGACGACATCCCGACCGTGCTGAGCCGCTACGAAGAGGCGGTCGCCAACTCCACGCTGCGCCGCAAGATTTCGCTGGACACCGGCAATGGCAGCGTCGAAGAGACGATAGCCGACTTTGCCAGCAAGATAGAGCGACACCTGAGCGAAGCCGATAGGTCGCGCATATTGGTGCATCGGAGTTGGTAAGGAGTTTTTAGTTTTCAGTCGTCAGTTTTCAGTTGTCGGGCAGTGACGGCGTTGCGTAGCATCTGAGTACAGGCTATCCTTGCGCTGTTGTGGGCGCCATCGAAGAAGTTCGCCGGCTGCCGCGCTGAATGCCTGACCGACTGACCACTAACAACCGACACACTGACCACTGACCACTGACCACTGACCACTGACCACTGAAAGACTTTACTATGTGGGTGTACATAGCGCGCCGCTTGCTTTGGCTGCCCGTGCTGCTGATAGCGACAAGTCTCGTTACCTTTACGCTGCTGAGATTTGGTCCCGGCGATCCTGCCGAAGTCATTCTCGGCAGCCGCTACAATGAAGAGGCGGCGCAGCAGATACGCGGGCAACTTGGGCTGGACAAGCCGTTCGGCGTGCAGTACGCGACATACATGTGGGGCGTAGTGCGCGGCGACTTCGGCGAGAGCTACCGCTATCGCGGGCGCTCGGTATCCGAGTTGCTGTTCCCGAAGATGTGGGTGTCCTTCCAGTTCAATATCGCAGTGATGTTTGCCAGCCTCGTCATCGGTCTGCCTCTAGGCTTCTACATCGCCCACCGGCAAGGCACTTGGCTGGACCCTGCCGTCGTCGCGATAGCGCTGTTCTTCAGCTCGATCCCTATCATGATTACCATCCCGTTCGTCCTCTGGGGATTGTGTCTGAAACTGAGCCTGGTTCCCTGCTCCGGATGGGGTGGACTCTTGGACCCGCGTATTATCACGCCGGTCATCACATTGGGCGTATTCGGAGTGGCGGGCTTGGTGCGCTTCATGCGCGCGAGCACCTTAGACGTTCTCGGGCAGGATTTCATCCGAACCGCAAATGCCAAGGGACTTTCGGTAGTCACGGTCGATGTGCGTCATGTGTTGAAGAACGCGATGATTCCCATCGTTACCTTGCTGTCATTCTCGCTGGCGGGCATATTCATCACTAGCTTCATCGTCGAGCGCATACTCGGCATTCCGGGAGTCGGCAACTTCACCATAGACTCCATCTTCAACCGCGACTATCCCATCATACTGGCGGTGGGGATACTCGGCTCGGCGGGGTTCGTCATCGCCAACCTGCTGGCGGATATAACCTACGCCTTCATAGACCCGCGGATACGGTATCAGTAGCGAAATCAATCGTTAGCCGAAGTAGCGAACTATCGACATACCGATAAACTGACCGACTGAAAGACTTAATCATGGCAGTGGCAGAAGTCGCCGAAGCCGCGGAAGCGCGGGAAAGAAGCAAAGGACATCTCAGGCGGGCGATGGAGCGCCTTGTGCGCAAGAAGATTGCCATCGTCTGCATGGTCGTGCTCGCTATCATATACTTCGCGGGCATATTCGCGCCGCTGGTTGCGCCTTATGACTACACGGAAGTCAATTA from Chloroflexota bacterium encodes:
- a CDS encoding ABC transporter permease, giving the protein MWVYIARRLLWLPVLLIATSLVTFTLLRFGPGDPAEVILGSRYNEEAAQQIRGQLGLDKPFGVQYATYMWGVVRGDFGESYRYRGRSVSELLFPKMWVSFQFNIAVMFASLVIGLPLGFYIAHRQGTWLDPAVVAIALFFSSIPIMITIPFVLWGLCLKLSLVPCSGWGGLLDPRIITPVITLGVFGVAGLVRFMRASTLDVLGQDFIRTANAKGLSVVTVDVRHVLKNAMIPIVTLLSFSLAGIFITSFIVERILGIPGVGNFTIDSIFNRDYPIILAVGILGSAGFVIANLLADITYAFIDPRIRYQ
- a CDS encoding peptide ABC transporter substrate-binding protein is translated as MVNNISRFMIIPMMLVAIFALLACSSDVAVEEPAPAVAQPTAGSETTAEATATPESPAAMQSSAQQQSTPSTSAPSGTPTSIPVQTAPPTASPAISAASTERDSDKPVGGVMRRLFSDPPTLDPHKTSDTTSAFIVGEVYSGLVTLNTDLQIVPDIAERWEISDDGMVYTFHLLPDAKFADGKPVTAQDFVYSLNRAADPELASPVARTYLSDIVGVTEVLDGEATEITGVKAIDERTLEITIDAPIAYFLAKLTYPTAFVVDKANVEAGGDNWTDAPNSTGPFKLKEYRIGEHIILERNDNFYREPAYIDQAVFNLAGGQAMALYENDEIDITGVGLFDLERLSDPNEPLNAELKVAPPGFSVSYIGFNVDNPPFDDLHFRRALNYAIDKELIANEVLSGLTVPAYGILPPGFPGYTDDIEGLTYDLERAVDEICASAYANAARCDEASASGDFQLGEGESFYADDGPRIVLSVSGTGGDIGIDMQVILEMWKTGLGVEVEIQQSEWATYLQDLNRRNFQIYALGWQADYPDPQDFLDILFHTESETNHGAYSNATVDAMLEEARVERDSARRVELYNQVEQMIIDDAAWVPLWYRSERNLLLKPHIKDYRLVPMTIPKLRYVYFDYDN